The Pseudarthrobacter sp. BIM B-2242 region GCATTGAACTGGCGGCGCTGGGACCCAACGCCGGGCTCATCGGAGCCGCGGACCTGTCCCGCGTGAGCAGCCGCATGCAGAGCTGAGCGGCGCCCGGCGCGGAAAGCCCCGGGCTAGCTCCCCGTCAGCGCGGTGCGGTCCCGCACCTAGACGCGGGCACCGTCGTCGTTCTCATCCTTTTCCTGGGGCAGCTTCATAATCAGGTAGACCACGGACAGCAGGAAAGCAGCCACCATTCCCAATATCGCCAGCAGCGGCGCTGACCGCCAGAACATCACGGACAGGAGCAGGGCCACGGGGGCGCCGACTGCCCCCAGCCACGCGAGCACGGTCAGCGGATCTGTTCCGGCCAGGCTTGGCGGTTCGTCCGGAACGAAGTCGCCGCCGTCGTCCTCCACGTCGTAGTCACGCGGGCCGGCGGCCTGGCTGTCCTGGGGGTACCGGCCCAGGCCCAGGGGATCGAAGTCGCGGAAAGTCGCGGACCGTCCGGGCACGTCAGCCGGACGGTCCGGTGTCGGGTCCTTTGCATCGGGGCGGGCAGCCTCCTTGGCGGGATTTCCGGCACCGGCATCGCCGTGATCCGAGGGAACGGAGTCGCCGTCCGCCGTGCTGCTGCCGCCGGGGGACTTCCCTTCCAGCCGGGCAACAAGGTCCAGCCAGACCGCATCGTCCTGGTTTGCACTCTGGTCCGGTGAGCCGGAATCAGGCCTGGTCATGGGCCGCACCCTCCTGGAAGCGGGACGATGCCGTGTCCGCCAGGACCGTCCGGATGAATTCCACGGACCCGCGGAAGATGTCCTCGGCGTCGTGATCCAGCGTTGCCACGTGGTAGCTGTTCTCGAGGGACGTCAAAGTTAGCGGGGCGTTGGTCAGGCCGCGCCGCAGCGCAACGATGCTGGAGTCTGAGATCACATGGTCCACTGTCGAACGGAACACGCGGACCGGTGCCGTGACGCGGGGGAGCAGCCGAATGGTGTCCTTGAACATTTTGTTCAGTTCGTGCGCAGCAGCCACGGGTGTCCGGGGATAGGCGCCCTCGTCCATGCCCGGTTTCAGGATGTCGTTGGCAATTGCCGGCGTACTCTTCAGCACGAGCTTCAGGATTCCGGCCAGCGGCGCGCGCGGATCATCGATCACCAGCCCGGGGTTCACCAGGATGACGCCACTGACCGGCCTCGTTGCGGCGATCCGCAGCGCCAGTGCGCCGCCCATGCTCAGCCCCGCGGCGAACACGTGGTCACACTCCTTCTCAAGCTCCAGGTAAGCGTTGTCCAGCGCTGCATGCCACTGTGTCCAACGGGTCCGGGCCAACTCCTGCCAGCTGGTGCCGTGACCGGGCAACAACGGCATACGCACGGCGAATCCGGCATCGGCCAGCGACCGGGCCCAGGTGCGGAGCCCGTGGGGGCTGCCCGTGAACCCGTGGGACAACACCACGCCGATCCGGGCGCCGTCGCCGGCGGCAGGGCTGCTGAACGGGCTGTGATCCGGAAGGCTGGTCATCGAGTCTCCGAGGAGTGTGAGGTGTCTGCGTTGCCGGCGTGGCTTGTCATGGGGGCGGAGTGGTCAAGGAAGAACTGGCGGGAACGCGCGAATATTTCCGGAGCGTCAACGTCCAGCGTGGCTACATGGCCGCTGTTGCGGAGTTCCACCACTTCGGCCAGCCGGGGACCGAGCCTGCGTTGCAGGGTCGAGAGCGAGGTGGGCGGCACCACGGCGTCCGCCCGGGATTTGAAGACCTGCACCGGGGCGTCCACTTTATGCAGCCCGCGAACGGCCGCACCGAACAGCCTCTTGAGCTCATGGACTGCCGCCAGCGGCGTGCGGGAGTAGTCACCGTCTTCGGTGGCTGCCGCCGTCGGCTGTTCCTCCTGGATGGGGATAGTGGTGCGCTGGAAATACTTGAGGACTCCGATGACGCGCACCCGGCGGTCGTAGAAGCTGAGCCCCGGATTCACCACCGAGACGCCTGCCACAGGATGACGGGAGGCCGTCAGCAGGGCGATGGCTCCGCCCATCGAGAGGCCCGCCACGAAACAGCGTTCGGTGCGTGCATCCAGGTCCTGATACGCCGTTTCGAAGGTCTCGTACCATTGGCGCCAGTTCGAGCGTGCCAGCTGCCGCCAGTCCGTGCCGTGGCCGGGAAGGAGGGGAACGGATACGGCGAACCCCTGGGCGGCCAGGTCTTCAGCCCAGGGCAGGACACTCAACGGACTTCCGGTGAATCCGTGGCAGATTGCGATCCCCGTGCCGGCATTGGGACCGTGGCCGGGGTAGCTGAAAGCGGCAGGCCTGGGCGGAGTGCTGCTTTCTGTCATGACACCATCGTGTCACTGTTCGGGACAAATCTCACTAGAGTAGGGTTGCATTGAAGTGCTGGCCCGGCCCACCAAAGGGCCGGCCGGCAGGCTTCCGGAGAGGTTCGAGACGTGTTCTATTGGGTCATGAAAAGGATCTTCCTGGGGCCGGTGCTGCGGCTGCTTTTCCGCCCCTGGGTCAAAGGCCTGGACAACATTCCCGCAGAGGGCGCGGCCATCATTGCCTCGAACCATCTGTCGTTCTCCGATTCGATCTTTATGCCGCTGATGGTTCCCAGGCCGGTTATATTCCTGGCCAAGTCCGAGTACTTCACAGGTACCGGTGTGAAAGGCCGCCTGACGGCCATGTTCTTCCGGCTCACCAACCAGCTGCCGATGGACAGGTCCGGCGGGGCGGCATCGGCGGTGTCGCTGAACGCCGGCATGGATGTCCTCACCAGCGGGGGGCTGCTGGGGATCTACCCGGAGGGGACGCGCAGCCCGGATTCACGCCTGTACCGCGGCAAAGTGGGCGTGGCCAAGCTGGCGCTGCAGGCGGGGGTCCCGGTGATCCCGGTGGCGATGATCGGAACGGACAAAGTCCAGCCCATCGGCAAACGCCTGCCGAATATCCGCCGGATCGGCATGATTTTTGGTGCTCCGCTGGACTTCAGCCAGTATGCCGCTCAGGCCGGGGACAGGGAGGTGCAGCGCAAGGTCACCGACGAGATTATGTTCGAGCTGATGCGCCTCTCCGGCCAGGAATATGTGGATGAGTACGCAGCAGTGGTCAAGCTCCGGCTCGCGGGGGCTGCGACCACCGACGCTGACGGCAAGGGCCCGGCCGCGGCCTGACTGTGACGCCGCTCTCGGGACGCGTGACGGCCGGGTATTCCGAAGCCTCCGGAGCGCATTAGTCTTAGATAGTGACTGAGCTATCTGCAAAACCTGCCTTTTCGCTGTCCAGCACCGCCCAGAGCGGAGCGGCCAATTATCCTGGCCTTGATGACTGGCGGGACCTTCCGATCTCCCAGCAGCCGAGCTGGCAGGACAAGGACGTTTTCGACGCCTCGGTCCGCGAACTCTCCATGCTCCCGCCGCTGGTTTTTGCCGGCGAGGTTGACGTCCTGCGTGAACGGCTGGCAGCTGCGGCCCAGGGCAAGGCGTTCCTGCTCCAGGGCGGTGATTGTGCCGAGACCTTCGAGGCGGCCACTGCGGACAAGATCAGCGCCCGCGTCAAGACCATCCTGCAGATGGCCGTGGTTCTCACTTACGGCGCAGCGATGCCTGTCATCAAAATGGGCCGCATGGCCGGGCAGTTCGCCAAGCCCCGCTCCTCCAATGACGAGACCCGCGACGGCGTCACTCTCCCGGCCTACCGCGGCGACATCGTCAACGGGTACGAATTCACCCCGGAATCCCGCGGCCACGACGCCTCCCGGATGCTCCGGGCGTACCACACGTCAGCCTCAACGTTGAACCTCATCAGGGCCTTCACGCAGGGCGGCTTCGCCGATTTGCGCTCCGTGCACCAGTGGAACAAGGGCTTTACGGAGAACCCCGCCCACGCACGTTACGAGTCCCTGGCCCGTGACATCGACCGCGCCATCAAGTTCATGGCCTCCTGCGGAGCCGACTTCGAAGCGCTCAAGCGCGTGGAGTTCTTCGCGAGCCACGAAGCCCTGCTGCTGGACTACGAGCGGGCACTGACGCGGATCGATTCCCGCACCGGCTTCCCCTACGACACCTCCGCGCACTTCCTGTGGATCGGTGAGCGCACGCGCGAACTCGACCATGCCCACATCGATTTCCTGTCCCGGGTCCGCAACCCGATCGGCGTGAAGCTGGGTCCTTCCACCACCGGCGACGACGCCCTGCGCCTCATCGACAAACTGGACCCGGAACGCGAACCGGGCCGCCTGACCTTCATCACGCGCATGGGTGCGGGAAACATCCGCGAGAAGCTCCCCGCCGTCGTCGAAAAGGTCACGGCCTCCGGCGCGCA contains the following coding sequences:
- a CDS encoding class II 3-deoxy-7-phosphoheptulonate synthase, which translates into the protein MTELSAKPAFSLSSTAQSGAANYPGLDDWRDLPISQQPSWQDKDVFDASVRELSMLPPLVFAGEVDVLRERLAAAAQGKAFLLQGGDCAETFEAATADKISARVKTILQMAVVLTYGAAMPVIKMGRMAGQFAKPRSSNDETRDGVTLPAYRGDIVNGYEFTPESRGHDASRMLRAYHTSASTLNLIRAFTQGGFADLRSVHQWNKGFTENPAHARYESLARDIDRAIKFMASCGADFEALKRVEFFASHEALLLDYERALTRIDSRTGFPYDTSAHFLWIGERTRELDHAHIDFLSRVRNPIGVKLGPSTTGDDALRLIDKLDPEREPGRLTFITRMGAGNIREKLPAVVEKVTASGAQVLWVTDPMHGNTVTSPNGYKTRNFDDVIDEVRGFFEVHHALGTVPGGLHVEMTGDDVAECLGGADPVDQEAFLDRYESVCDPRLNHMQSLEMAFLVAGALAKH
- a CDS encoding 1-acyl-sn-glycerol-3-phosphate acyltransferase, with translation MFYWVMKRIFLGPVLRLLFRPWVKGLDNIPAEGAAIIASNHLSFSDSIFMPLMVPRPVIFLAKSEYFTGTGVKGRLTAMFFRLTNQLPMDRSGGAASAVSLNAGMDVLTSGGLLGIYPEGTRSPDSRLYRGKVGVAKLALQAGVPVIPVAMIGTDKVQPIGKRLPNIRRIGMIFGAPLDFSQYAAQAGDREVQRKVTDEIMFELMRLSGQEYVDEYAAVVKLRLAGAATTDADGKGPAAA
- a CDS encoding carboxylesterase, whose protein sequence is MTESSTPPRPAAFSYPGHGPNAGTGIAICHGFTGSPLSVLPWAEDLAAQGFAVSVPLLPGHGTDWRQLARSNWRQWYETFETAYQDLDARTERCFVAGLSMGGAIALLTASRHPVAGVSVVNPGLSFYDRRVRVIGVLKYFQRTTIPIQEEQPTAAATEDGDYSRTPLAAVHELKRLFGAAVRGLHKVDAPVQVFKSRADAVVPPTSLSTLQRRLGPRLAEVVELRNSGHVATLDVDAPEIFARSRQFFLDHSAPMTSHAGNADTSHSSETR
- a CDS encoding carboxylesterase — its product is MTSLPDHSPFSSPAAGDGARIGVVLSHGFTGSPHGLRTWARSLADAGFAVRMPLLPGHGTSWQELARTRWTQWHAALDNAYLELEKECDHVFAAGLSMGGALALRIAATRPVSGVILVNPGLVIDDPRAPLAGILKLVLKSTPAIANDILKPGMDEGAYPRTPVAAAHELNKMFKDTIRLLPRVTAPVRVFRSTVDHVISDSSIVALRRGLTNAPLTLTSLENSYHVATLDHDAEDIFRGSVEFIRTVLADTASSRFQEGAAHDQA